A part of Terriglobia bacterium genomic DNA contains:
- a CDS encoding HNH endonuclease — protein MHTPVLVLNASYEPINVCAARRAIVLVLKGVAMTEEENGHFLHAARLTIRVPSVIRLLEYRRIPHQTRALSRKNILLRDRSSCQYCGAVLGSSELTLDHVVPRSRGGLSTWENLVACCHTCNRRKGNQLPMEANMKLIREPRAFNLHTSRHIMRLLGHSDAKWRKYLFY, from the coding sequence GCACACGCCGGTGCTGGTGCTGAACGCGTCCTACGAGCCGATCAATGTGTGCGCGGCGCGACGCGCGATCGTGCTGGTGCTGAAGGGCGTCGCCATGACCGAGGAGGAGAACGGGCACTTTCTGCACGCGGCGCGCCTCACCATCCGCGTGCCGTCGGTCATCCGCCTGCTGGAATACCGGCGCATTCCGCATCAGACGCGGGCGCTGTCGCGCAAGAACATCCTGCTGCGCGACCGCAGCAGTTGCCAGTATTGCGGCGCGGTGCTGGGCTCCAGCGAGTTGACGCTGGACCACGTGGTGCCGCGGTCGCGCGGAGGGCTGTCCACCTGGGAAAACCTGGTGGCCTGCTGCCACACCTGCAACCGGCGCAAGGGGAACCAGCTTCCGATGGAAGCGAACATGAAGCTGATCCGCGAGCCGAGAGCGTTCAACCTGCATACCAGCCGGCACATCATGCGGCTGCTGGGACATTCCGACGCGAAGTGGCGGAAGTACCTCTTCTATTGA